The following DNA comes from Gadus chalcogrammus isolate NIFS_2021 chromosome 12, NIFS_Gcha_1.0, whole genome shotgun sequence.
ggtccgacccctctccccctccagagtggagcggtccgacccctctccccttccagaGTGGAGCGGTccgacccctctccccctccagagtggagcggtccgacccctctccccctccagagtggagcggtccgacccctctccccctccagagtggagcggtccgacccctctccccctccagagtggagcggtccgacccctctccccctccagagtggagcggtccgacccctctccccctccagagtggagcggtccgacccctctccccctccagagtggagcggtccgacccctctccccctccagagtggagcggtccgacccctctccccctccagagtggagcggTCCGACCGCCGCCTGCGACCACGACAACccaacgctcctcctcctcctcctcctcctcctcctcctcctcctcctccccgtcgccGTGGCGACGGCCAGGAGCCATCACTGTTTCTGCTGCATGGCCTCCTTGCGGGCCGCGTCCTGCAGCAGCTGCGTGTCCACCTCGTCGGCGGGCAGCTGGACGTAGCGCACCACCGAGCCGCGGATGAAGCAGTTCTTCACcgacagctggggggggggggggggggggggggggggggcggagccacaaGGAACGCGTCACGCAAGGTCACGGGGTCAACTACGTACCAACGTTGACTTTACACAGTTTACAACAGCGAGGATAATACGTCAtgcattttgttgttctttttagCTTGTGCACGTGGTTTTTCGTTTTATCGAATGTGTACGTCGTTTACGTTTTTCGTTATGCGCACGTTTACCTTTTACATAAGGTGTACGATTACTGAAGTATGCTTACTTTTTGCATAAAGtacatttactttttacatAAGGTGTACAATTACTTTTTACATACGGTGTACGATTACCCGTTACATAAAGTGTACAATTACTTTTTACATAAAGTGTACGAtgtttacgttttatttgatgcgTACGATTTGCTTAATGCGTACGTTCAAGTTGAAGCATATGTTAGGTTTCGTTGATGCACGCATTCTGTAGTCATTCTTCTACTCTTGGGGGCGTTAGGGCGAGCGTGGAGCAGAGGAGATGGTCTCACCATGTGGGGGTACTTCTCTGGGTCCGTGACACTGATATCTGTCAGCTTGATGTTCAGGTACTGCACAAAGGGAAAGCAAACAGGACGACAACATTAGTCAAGGATCATATTAACGAAGCGGtaatcaatgaaaaaaaaaacaatgttcacTAATCTCCAAACCCACCTGGTCGACGGAGTGGAGGGTCCCACAGATGCTGAGAACACAAGTTGTAGAGAGAAAGTTTGAGAAACAGAACTAGAGCTGCATCCCCAACGCCTAAACAGCCCGCGAGGTTAGGGGGGTCAAACGCAAGCGTGCACATTTTGTTCGCTGCTGATGTTTAGATCTGATTTTAATGACGGTAATGACGGTAATGGCGGATTGTGTGATGGTTGTTAACGAGGCTTCACGTGGAGCGTCGTTGTTTTAGGAGCAAACTTATTTTGTCCAGATAGCACAAAGTTACTCTTTAGTTGGAAAAATTAGTATTTTGGAAAACATATGGAACAATAGTTTCACGACCGTCTTAAATAGACCCACAGGAGGATACACGATTAAGACATCATTAGATGGGACACATGATTAAGACACTTTAGACAGGCCGGCGGCAGCGTCACCGACCTGAGGTCATTcttcagctccaccaccacatccttCCCCACCAACGACTTGAAGAACGAGTAGAAAAGCTGGGGAAACAAATAAGAGTTTCTTTATTTAGAAAATCATCGTTTATGACTCAACGTTAGGCTTCAATATGATGGACCGGGAGAGCAACAACCCGTGGGAGCCCACCAGCCCACATGAGCAGCGAAACCACGTCGCAGGTGGACCCTCTCCACCATGAAACACATGAGGGCTTCGGTGCAACAATAGCCTGGGTCCGAAACAATGAATGAATTAGATAAAAGTTCAAACATGCTTACCATTGTCCCGGCGCCTTTTCAATCGTTTGGTTGACTGATGTCTCGGCCTGATGACGTTTAATAAGACGTCATATTTCAGCGGCGGAACATAAGGTGCGTTGGAAAAAGAACTCCACCAGATGGCGCCACACAACCGCTTGGGGTACGTTCTAATGTTTCCATGTAACTTCCAGAAGTTCTGATATCTCAGAACTGATATCTCAGAAGTTCTGATATCTCAGAACTTCtggatatatatttaaagattTTATGAAGCTAGAAGTTAGGAGACGAGGACTTTACCTAAAGCACCCTAACACAGCATTACTATTTAGTAACCAAAGTATTTTAACCACTTTTTATGGAGAAAGAGGTAAATGTCTTAGAGGATCTAGGCATGATTTATACATTTGACAGATAGAATGAGCAGAAAATAACTAAATCAAGTAAGAGATTTTCCAACTAGAGAACAAAACAagactcctccctctctgctcccttccTTGTTCTATTTCTCCACCATTAAGAAGCGTTACATTTcatgcacctgtgattgacaagcAAGATGGATTCCCGGAACCAATCacatgccctgattggtcagcagCTAGACTGGAGCGGTGTTGGGTCAACTGAAATGAGCAGTTTCACCGAAAATAAtagataataaaaatataattacaCTTAGATAATATGTTTTAAATCTTCAATAAATCATCTTTAAAAGTTTAGAAAAATCGATTCAAAAAAAGTTTATTGAagtttacacatttttattaaGAGGTAGAATCACTATGTACAATATATTTTGCTTCTTTTTTGGGAGGAAAGTTAATTATTTTCTCTAAACATTTGTCGAAATTTCATCAAACAAATACGTATTAtcaaagggaaaaaaacaacattcgTATTGTGCTGTGTTTTCAGAAAGAtctattattaaacaattaaacatTCCAGCCCAGAACCTGTCCCAACAGTAACAAACTGTGAACAATCATCAATGAAATATTTCTTCGAATTaaagcaaataaaacattttcacATGAATACACTGTACAAAGAAGTCCTTTCAAGATGGAGGCCTATGTTGTCACAGGTCCACGTCAGGGAGACTGCCCTGATGCACACGAGCCTCACTCACGTGCACTAAAGGGAGAAAAGGATATTACAGTTATTATCGTTATTAtcgttatcatcatcatcatcatacaaACTAGCTGTAGCATTAGCAGTGTACTAGCAGTGCCTAGCACTGTCCTAGCAGGGATAGGTCTATAATACAATACTAGCAGTAGCATTAGCTGTGTACTAGCAGTACCATTAGCAGTATTATTAGCAGTAGCACTAGCAGTGCCCACTGTTTGTCCCAGCGGGGCTAGGTGGGTCTATAATACAGCATAGTGCGGTACTGCTAGCAGTAGCATTAACAATGTTACTAGCAGTAGCATTAGCAATGTTACTAGCAGTAGCATTAGCAGTAGTACTAGCATTAGCAGTAGCAGAAGCACTAGCAGTAGCATTGGCAGTAGTACTAGCAATAGCATTAGCAGTAGCGTTAGTAGTAGCGTTAGCAGTACCATTAGCAGTAGCATTAGCAGTAGAACTAGCAGTAGTATTAGCAGTAGCATTAGCAGTAGAactagcagtagcagtagcattaGGATTAGCAGTAGCAGTTGCGTTAGCAGTAGTACTAGCAGTAGCATTAGCAGTATCTTTAGCAGTAGCATTAGCAGTAGCATTATCAGTAGAACTAGCAGTAGCATTAGCAGTAGCAATAGCAGTAGAactagcagtagcagtagcattaGGATTAGCAGTAGCATTAGCAGTAGAACTAGCGGTAGCATTAGCAGTAGCGTTAGCAGTAGTACTAGCAGTAGCATTAGCAGTAGCATTTGCAGTAGAACTAGCAGTAGCATTAGCAGTAGCATTAGCAGTAGAACTAgcagtagcattagcattagcagtaGAACTAGCAGTAGCAGTAACATTAGGATTAGCAGTAGCTTTAGCAGTAGCACTAGCGGTAGCACTAGCCTTACCTACTGCTTGTTGGCAGGCAGGGACTGGCTGGGTCTGGCGGGGGCCCTGGTGTGCTGGTCGCGGGGCTCCCGGGGCTTGTGGAGGGGCTGGGGCTCCAGGAGGGCGGCCCTCTTGATGGGCAGCGGGGGGCGGGGCGCGGCCAGCACCACGCCCCCTTCGGACCGCTGCGGCACCACGGGCCTCTTGGGCCCGGGGGCCAGGGAGGCCGGCAGCGGGGGGGGCTTGCCCTCGGAGCAGGTGAAGGAGCGGTTCCGGGGCGTGGGCTTGGGGGCCCGTTCGGGCTCGGCGTCCGGGGGTGGCGGGAACCTGGGGGCGTccgggggcggggtgggggggtcccaCCGGGGGAGCTCCTGCTCCCTGCGGGACTGCATTGCCATGGCGGCGTAGAGGGGGTTGTCGAACATCTCCGTTCCGGTCTCTGCCTCGTcgctgatgatgtcatcagagAGGGACACGAGAGGGACGCGTGGTGAGGTCATCAAGGATGGACacgggaaaaaacaacaacataatttacaCGTTTATCATACTTTAGCATAAAAACACAAAGTTGCTGGATATATGTCCAATTAAAGGGGCCCGGTATTACCGCCAGGTGTGATGGTCATCAACACGTGACATCGtacgtgggcgtgtccacccagatgtgtgacggatagatccCCCCACCAGTTGGTACAGCCCACAGTCTGGTAGGTCTGCCTGTCATACATCGTGGTGGACACTCCCACCGTTTGTGATGTCACTTATGGGCAGGTTGTGAGatggcttgtaacggccaaTCAGCATCACTGCCGGTGGTTAAAAAGGGGCCCTTTGAAACCAGGGGTCCATCTTGAACTAGGGGCCCTCTGAAACTACCAAGAGGGATGAACTCACGGGGTGTTTGGCACTCGGCTGTGACCGTGACGTTTTGGAGAGATGTTCCCGGCCTTGGGCGTGTAGCTCCACCCCATGTCCGTGGCGTAGCCGCCCCGGACGCCCACGCCCATGTAGCTCGGGTTGTTTATCTCCAGAGTATGGGGGACGGCAGACCtggtcaccatggaaacaccGTCCGGTTAGAGTGACGGCCTGGCCGGTGCTGGTGAATTGCCTCCATATTGACCAGCTGTTGGCGCTAAAAACCGCCTAAGAAGAAGGAGTTCCTCACCTGTTTTCGCCGGACTTACACTTTGCACTGCCGTGGTCGTCCTTTTCCACTTTGATGAAGTCtgaataaatgttaaaaaaaatacaatttacttaGTTATAAATCTGTTGAAGGAGGAACATCACAGTAGCCAACCAATCAAACAGCAGTAGAGGAGTAATCGACCAATAACGCAACAGCACAGGAGTAATCGACCAATCGCACAGCAGTACAGGAATAATCAACCGTTGATACAGGACTACAAGGGTGATCGTCCGAACACACTTCAGTTCACGCCTCGTCGACCAATCACACAGCAGTACACAACTAATCGCCCAATAATACAGCAGTACAGGACTAATCGGCCAATCAAAGAGCAGAACAGGACCAAGCGACCAATGCCGTGGCGGACTGACCATAGAGCTTCTCGGTCTGCTTGGACTCAGTGAGGTGCAGCTGGATGACACCGGTCAGCGTGCCGGTGCTCTCCCCGCGGTGCGTCAGCGACACTTTGAAATCCGCGTTACAGGCCTCCGCCGCGCGCAGCGCGACGCAGCTCTCGCCTAGCAACGCCAAGAGCAGCAAGTTAGGGAGCTAGCGCCAGGGAATTAGACTAGCTTaatagaaacaaacaaaaaaataaaaaatgactgAATAAACCAACTAGCCAACTAGTTAGCTCATTAATTgcgttaatattattataactGGCACtgttcaaaatatatatatatcttactaAGTTATATTAGCTCGGCTATTTAGTTAAATAGTAAGTcatagcatgtgtgtctatAGCGCCATGCTCTTTGATTGTATGATAGGCTGTTTGGGTGAAGTTAggctctgtctgtttgtgaacGCTGTGTGCGTTTACCGTACGACTCGTCACAATCGGTGGACTTCACACAGATGAGGATGTGCTGGTCCAACAGGTACTCCGGGTCGGAGATGATAGGCGTGAGCTACGACAGGAAGAACgggaataaataaaagtataaaTATTTGACATACATTGCAATGTTTACAGACTATGATGTGGATCATTTATTTAGTTTCCTGGTCACCTGCAATTCCGCAAAGCAGACATTGATGGATCCGTTATCTACGTCGGTGTTCTCTCCTTCTGAAGTCTTCACTATCTCTGTTCAAAGGAGGATTCCCCATCACATTAATGTGCATTTATACCGTACACATGTCAAAAAAAGGAAGtaaaaattaaaatgaaaaattGAAATACAGGAGCATCATCTAAAAAGTATTTAGAACATAAATAGGCTAGCTCACGTTTAATAAATTATacaaccatgattattattattattattattattaaagtgcACAATAAAAATATGAACTTCCTATTTCCATTCTTTATCAAAGTTTCTGATGGTGTTGCAACCGCTGCAATAAAGTTTCCCTCTGGATAACTAAAGTAATATATGCTCTTATGGTATACTTTAGAGAAAGGGTCCCATGTATATATCCATGGATCTTACTCTCCAGGCAGCTGGAATGGAACTCGATAAAGAACTTTGTCTTGGATTTAGTGAAGAGCGTGGCCGTGCAGTTCATGAACTTAATCCCTCCTTCAGATGCATTTCTGGGATCTGAAGAACAGAGAGGATTTCAAGAATCAAGAGTTTTTTTTGTCACATGCCTACAAGTATGCAGTGAAATGTAAAGACAACACCATATGTCATTCATCATAGCGCTAAATCCTACACACTCCAGCTTTAATATTCTTAACGTTTCTTGGATAATTTTTGATACGTTTATTTTTATAAGGCGGACGGAAGCATTGGAATAAAAACGTGCTGGTGGCACGTTTATAGCTCTGTGTTTGATTATGAACCCAGCACTTACTGAGCAGAAGTACTGTCTGAATGCGTACCGTGTTTAGAGACAAACTGAGAAGTCACGCCCACTTCAAACGTGGCGAACACCGGAGAATGGTCGCTGGTCATGATGTCAGTTGTGCACCCTGCAatgtggaaaacacacacacacacacaaacacacaaacacacacacacacaaattaataaaCTTAACCACTCTTACCAACAAATCAACTCAGACACCTGAGATTACCCAGAGTGCCTCTGTCCTCACCGTAGGACTGCGAGACCACGTGGACCAGCGGGTAGGACTTCCTCAGGACCCGGTCACACCACGACGGGAGGTTGTACTTGGTCTGCCGGGAGATAATACATCATCGCTTTACTCCATGATCTGACTATCACTATACTGCTGCTCTTTAAccactgtaggcctatattgcacattatttttttgtcatcaGTTTTTCCctctttaatattttattttgtttttgtctttgatTATttctatattaaaaaaaaaaactcccgtGGACATGTAGTGAAAACTACCATGTGTGCTAATGGACTTAATACAATACATTTGGTTCGTCCAATGAAATTCTCATGGTCCAATACATGTcaaataaaaccaaataaaaCACTGTAGAACCTAATATAATAACACATCATATATTGTATAACCTAATATAACAATACATCATGTACTTTATAACTTAATATAATAGTAAACATCATATACTGTATAACCTAATATAATAACGCATCATATACTGTATAACCTAATATGATAACGCATCATAGactgtataatatgatattgcCCAATGTGTTTGCCAGTGACGTGCTTCAGAGAGCTCACCCCGGTGGCTTTGGCCTTGGTGTACGCGTACTTCTCCCGCGTGTCCCTCTCGAAGCGGTACGTCGGGGGGAAcgtgacctcctcctcctctgcaggcGTTAGCCGGAGTAAAACATTTTCACCGAGGGATTAGTACGGTTGTCACGGTGACCGACCGACGTATGGATGCATGAGCGGGTCGGTCCGGACTCACGGAAGTGCAGGAAGACCTTGCCCTCATCCCGCTCCATGTTGAGCTGGTCTTTGCCCAGCAGCTCCTGGTACTGCTGCTGCTTGATCTTAGACACGATGTTCTCCgcttcctggggggggggaacacagtCAAGAGGGCTGTTACCTTAGATCAGGGGTCACCAACgcagtgcccgcgggcaccagggcgcccccaaggaccacatgaggcgcccgcagaCCTGTTCTGAAATAGCACAGCTcgttcttgaacaactctttcccaccttttttaagtcattgttgataattattgtgagaaatcattaacacgatcagtgtcttcacatagatgagtatcattaatcaatattaacaatatataactaaaggcaaactgagcaaatttgttattgcAGAAGAAtatcaaactgggtgcccttcgtatgactcagtacccatgaagtagctctcaggctcaaaaaggttggtgacccctgcctTAGATACACCTGATACCTTAGGTACACCTGTTACCTGTTCACACCTGTTACCTGTGGCCACCTGTTACCTGTGGCCACCTGTTACCTGTGGCCACCTGTTACCTGTGGCCACCTGTTACCTGTGGCCACCTGTTACCATAGATACACCTGTTACCTGTGGACATCTGTTACCGGTACCTGCTTTTACCTAGATGCACAATTTACCTACACACAGATGTTACCTGTAGACACTTGTTACCTGTAGACAATTGttacctgtacctgtacctgaATCTATCTGTTACCTACACACAGATGTTACCTGTAGACACTTGttacctgtacctgtacctgaATCTATCTGTTACCTACATACACCTGTTACCTGTAGACACTTGttacctgtacctgtacctgaATCTATCTGTTACCTACATACACCTGTTACCTGTATCTACCTGTAACCTGTAGAAAATATGTGTATCTAATGCCTTTTTATACAGTCCATCCTTTATGAAATGTATATTATTTACTTAATGATAATTGAATCCAAAGAGGGTACAGGTTAGTTTCATAGGTCGTGATCGGTTATTTTC
Coding sequences within:
- the smx5 gene encoding smx5 produces the protein MLFYSFFKSLVGKDVVVELKNDLSICGTLHSVDQYLNIKLTDISVTDPEKYPHMLSVKNCFIRGSVVRYVQLPADEVDTQLLQDAARKEAMQQKQ